A portion of the Alicyclobacillus vulcanalis genome contains these proteins:
- a CDS encoding flagellar hook-length control protein FliK codes for MDVTQISASPSPTSRVGEGDKRPQKNSSAIDLAELWSAILAQASAITPLSTLTPQAGDGKGAPSDNSGDEASLRGVREPSAARAAEGASDASVKLVSVKLVQDAAVSMPAKRAQADPNTRAAMPQARAFLDTEPGISVGSAAEWTTPTEARAQARIAEASLTADKGLGPSGAPNGVQKVPMTADARDIQTIARVSGQVSDLLMGAGQVSSASGRGDGVARDASTLGMGVQGQASATKVRHDRRTEDLATASQSGRPSVGGETSSHLQPMAALHQPTASESTGQAASPTVGSATGKPSGSTTLHSLGDELRAWVTSGGTEAKTLTVALEPKELGSVQVVLHHSAAGLEIQLVASTSAGAQQLAAEIPALMNQMVEGGLSVRELSVGLAASDQEKQSQGQGRERGDHVVAGLAGARGSATSRLARAGYDGERAYPMSLMNLYA; via the coding sequence GTGGATGTGACGCAGATCAGTGCGTCGCCTTCCCCGACTTCCCGTGTGGGCGAGGGCGACAAACGGCCCCAGAAGAACTCGAGCGCCATCGACTTGGCGGAACTGTGGAGCGCCATATTGGCACAGGCTTCGGCGATCACGCCCTTGTCAACGCTCACGCCGCAGGCGGGCGATGGGAAAGGGGCGCCGAGCGACAACTCGGGAGACGAAGCGAGCCTACGCGGCGTGCGCGAGCCTTCTGCCGCACGCGCGGCGGAGGGAGCGAGTGACGCATCCGTCAAGCTCGTATCCGTCAAGCTCGTTCAAGATGCGGCCGTTTCCATGCCCGCGAAACGCGCGCAGGCGGACCCGAATACTCGCGCAGCGATGCCGCAAGCACGAGCGTTTCTTGACACGGAGCCTGGCATTTCGGTGGGCAGCGCGGCGGAATGGACAACGCCGACGGAAGCGCGCGCGCAGGCAAGGATTGCGGAGGCATCGCTTACGGCGGACAAGGGCCTGGGGCCGAGTGGGGCGCCCAATGGCGTGCAGAAAGTGCCCATGACGGCGGACGCTAGGGACATCCAAACGATTGCCCGAGTGTCTGGCCAAGTGAGCGACCTTCTGATGGGGGCGGGTCAGGTTTCGTCGGCGTCAGGCCGTGGCGATGGCGTTGCACGAGACGCTTCGACCCTTGGCATGGGGGTCCAAGGCCAGGCCAGTGCGACGAAGGTGCGCCATGATCGCAGGACAGAGGACCTTGCCACCGCCTCGCAGTCCGGTAGGCCCAGCGTAGGGGGTGAGACCTCATCGCATTTGCAGCCGATGGCGGCGCTTCATCAGCCGACCGCTTCGGAGTCCACAGGCCAAGCGGCCTCGCCCACTGTCGGTTCAGCCACAGGTAAGCCTTCGGGTTCGACGACGCTCCATTCCCTCGGCGACGAATTGCGCGCTTGGGTGACATCGGGCGGAACGGAAGCGAAGACGTTGACCGTGGCGCTTGAACCGAAGGAACTGGGCTCTGTGCAGGTGGTGCTGCACCACAGTGCAGCGGGGCTCGAGATCCAGCTTGTCGCGTCGACGTCGGCGGGCGCTCAACAACTGGCCGCCGAAATCCCTGCCCTGATGAATCAGATGGTCGAAGGGGGGCTGTCGGTGCGGGAGCTGAGCGTGGGGCTCGCGGCGAGCGATCAAGAAAAGCAGAGCCAAGGGCAGGGCCGGGAGCGCGGGGATCACGTGGTGGCGGGACTCGCAGGTGCGCGAGGTTCGGCTACAAGCCGATTGGCGCGCGCTGGCTATGACGGCGAGAGAGCGTATCCCATGTCTCTCATGAATTTGTACGCGTAA
- a CDS encoding MotE family protein, which yields MEARRSSVTSRANTNASATPKAGSDGRGRANPPRPPAEDPSRAQTSLDDDKPSMARRVGTLLLLVLVPLVVAGAALAAVLVVLGVPLGQDLEHLFGGKKAAPANAQDQALRQTVAIERAQIQSLQSQVASLNQQLSSAREQSAALRDEVNGLRAKLASLANGQKEGAAEAKILAQMDPSAAAQVLQHMPSSQAAWAVATLTPDASGPILQALPPATASALLQQAARDSQAAAVSNSTANATP from the coding sequence ATGGAAGCCAGACGATCTTCGGTAACCTCGCGCGCCAACACCAACGCATCCGCCACCCCGAAGGCGGGGAGCGACGGGCGCGGGCGTGCGAATCCGCCGCGCCCGCCGGCGGAAGACCCGAGCCGGGCGCAGACATCGCTGGATGATGACAAGCCGAGCATGGCCCGGCGTGTGGGTACGCTTTTGCTTCTCGTGCTCGTCCCGCTCGTGGTGGCTGGCGCGGCGCTCGCGGCTGTGCTCGTCGTCCTCGGTGTTCCGCTGGGGCAGGACCTTGAGCATCTGTTCGGCGGCAAAAAGGCGGCACCCGCGAACGCACAGGACCAGGCGCTCCGCCAGACGGTCGCGATCGAGCGCGCGCAGATTCAATCGCTTCAGTCGCAAGTGGCGTCGCTCAATCAACAGCTGTCTTCGGCGCGAGAGCAGTCTGCGGCGCTGCGCGATGAGGTGAACGGACTGCGTGCCAAATTGGCCTCGCTTGCCAATGGTCAAAAGGAAGGCGCTGCGGAGGCGAAAATCCTCGCGCAGATGGATCCGTCGGCCGCCGCGCAGGTGCTTCAGCATATGCCGTCTTCTCAGGCCGCGTGGGCCGTGGCGACGCTCACTCCGGACGCGTCGGGTCCCATCCTGCAGGCGCTGCCGCCGGCCACAGCGAGCGCCCTCTTGCAGCAAGCGGCGCGAGACAGCCAGGCTGCGGCGGTGTCCAACAGCACGGCGAACGCCACGCCGTGA
- a CDS encoding flagellar FliJ family protein — MNGSVYRLARRYEAICWKWQSLALREYRAALRVRDEAAERLKDAQDQWAHAMSSAAALRDGADWALVEGFVRYLERLEAQWTDEWEASAAEAERKREELHARYLETETWKALRARLDEAKQSLAARAWQNELDEHAVMREARRSWKPDDLR; from the coding sequence ATGAATGGTTCGGTGTATCGCTTGGCCCGGCGTTACGAGGCCATCTGTTGGAAATGGCAGTCGCTCGCGCTGCGAGAGTATCGGGCCGCCTTGCGCGTTCGGGACGAGGCGGCGGAACGGCTGAAGGATGCACAGGATCAATGGGCGCACGCGATGTCATCTGCGGCCGCGCTGCGGGATGGGGCGGACTGGGCGCTCGTCGAAGGCTTTGTGCGTTATCTTGAGCGGCTCGAAGCGCAGTGGACGGACGAGTGGGAGGCAAGCGCCGCGGAGGCGGAACGAAAGCGCGAAGAACTCCACGCCCGCTATCTCGAGACCGAGACGTGGAAGGCGCTGAGGGCGCGTCTTGACGAAGCGAAACAAAGCCTCGCGGCGCGCGCCTGGCAGAACGAACTCGACGAACACGCCGTCATGCGGGAGGCACGACGCTCATGGAAGCCAGACGATCTTCGGTAA